In the genome of Acidimicrobiia bacterium, one region contains:
- a CDS encoding thiamine pyrophosphate-dependent enzyme, with protein sequence MAIGIESTHDHLSLGLSDDDTLHMYRTMVLARRVDDRMWALNRQGRAPFVVSSAGHEAAQVGTALALERGRDWALPYYRDVAAALALGMTAEELFLGVFSKAADPNSGGRQMPNHWSHRALNIFSHSSVIATQYPHATGIAMELRRTGDDGVVMVWGGEGSTSEGDFHEALNVAAIHRLPVVVVIENNQYAISVPVIQEVAGSLADRAAAYGIHSESIDGNDILEVYRAASQAVERARTGGGPSFIEARTYRHYAHTSDDDDKLYRSAEEVETWRKRDPIGVLKQYLVENRLLDAEAEAAVDEECLAEVSAAVERSESAPDPVDAHAHVYAAPFRPTEGASAPEPSPEGEETNLIGAVNKTLHEILAADERATVFGEDVADPKGGVFKATVGLTEAFGPDRCFNMPLAESQIVGTAIGMAAAGGRPLAEIQFADFIHPAFDQIVSEAARLNYRTAGQWNCPIVIRTPYGGGIHGALYHSQSIEAFYAHVPGLKVVVPSTPADVKGLLWAAFEDPDPVMILEPKKLYRLAKGPFPRGEYRVPLGKAALRRSGRDITIIAYGTMAYYSMEAAEILAAEGIEAEVLDLRSIKPLDWPSIEAAVRRTSKVLIVHEDNEFGGFGAEVAAQIGEKSFEWLDAPVRRYATPDVPTFPFAGALEEELMPNVAGIVARARALAEY encoded by the coding sequence TTGGCCATCGGAATCGAGTCGACACACGATCATCTCTCCCTCGGGCTGAGCGACGACGACACACTGCACATGTACCGGACGATGGTGCTGGCGCGCCGGGTGGACGACCGGATGTGGGCGCTCAACCGGCAGGGCCGGGCGCCGTTCGTGGTGTCGTCGGCGGGACACGAGGCGGCTCAGGTGGGCACCGCCCTCGCCTTGGAGCGGGGCAGGGACTGGGCTCTGCCCTACTACCGGGATGTGGCTGCCGCCCTCGCCCTCGGGATGACCGCCGAGGAGCTCTTCCTCGGCGTGTTCTCCAAGGCCGCCGATCCCAACAGCGGGGGTCGGCAGATGCCCAACCACTGGTCGCATCGGGCCCTGAACATCTTCAGCCACTCGTCGGTGATCGCCACCCAGTACCCGCACGCCACCGGAATCGCCATGGAACTCCGCCGCACCGGTGACGATGGGGTGGTCATGGTGTGGGGCGGCGAGGGTTCCACCTCCGAGGGCGACTTCCACGAAGCCCTCAACGTGGCCGCCATCCACCGCCTCCCAGTTGTCGTGGTCATCGAGAACAACCAGTACGCCATCTCGGTCCCTGTGATCCAAGAGGTGGCGGGCTCACTCGCCGACCGAGCCGCCGCCTACGGCATCCACTCGGAGTCGATCGACGGCAACGACATCCTCGAGGTCTACCGGGCGGCGTCCCAGGCGGTGGAGAGGGCCCGCACAGGCGGTGGTCCCAGCTTCATCGAGGCCCGGACCTATCGCCACTACGCCCACACCTCGGACGACGACGACAAGCTGTACCGATCGGCTGAGGAGGTGGAGACCTGGCGCAAGCGCGACCCGATCGGGGTCCTCAAGCAGTACCTGGTGGAGAACCGCCTGCTCGACGCCGAGGCGGAGGCTGCCGTCGACGAGGAGTGCCTGGCCGAGGTGAGCGCCGCCGTGGAGCGGTCGGAGTCGGCACCGGATCCCGTCGATGCACACGCCCACGTCTACGCGGCGCCGTTCCGACCCACGGAAGGCGCGTCGGCTCCCGAGCCTTCCCCGGAAGGTGAGGAGACCAACCTGATCGGAGCGGTCAACAAGACCCTCCACGAGATCCTCGCCGCCGACGAGCGCGCCACAGTGTTCGGTGAGGATGTGGCCGATCCCAAGGGTGGGGTGTTCAAGGCGACGGTCGGGCTCACCGAGGCTTTCGGACCGGATCGCTGCTTCAACATGCCTTTGGCCGAGTCGCAGATCGTGGGGACCGCCATCGGGATGGCGGCGGCGGGGGGACGGCCGCTGGCCGAGATCCAGTTCGCCGACTTCATCCACCCCGCCTTCGACCAGATCGTCTCCGAGGCGGCCCGCCTCAACTATCGGACCGCGGGACAGTGGAACTGCCCGATCGTGATCCGCACTCCGTACGGCGGGGGGATCCACGGGGCGCTGTACCACAGCCAATCGATCGAGGCCTTCTATGCCCACGTCCCCGGCCTCAAGGTGGTGGTGCCGTCCACTCCGGCGGACGTCAAGGGGCTGTTGTGGGCGGCGTTCGAGGACCCGGACCCGGTGATGATCCTGGAGCCGAAGAAGCTGTACCGCCTGGCGAAGGGCCCGTTCCCCCGGGGTGAGTACCGCGTGCCGCTGGGGAAGGCGGCGTTGCGGCGGTCCGGTCGCGACATCACCATCATCGCCTACGGAACCATGGCCTACTACTCGATGGAGGCTGCCGAGATCCTCGCCGCCGAGGGGATCGAAGCTGAGGTTCTCGACCTGCGCTCGATCAAGCCGCTCGACTGGCCGTCGATCGAGGCTGCGGTGAGGCGCACCTCGAAGGTGCTCATCGTCCACGAGGACAACGAGTTCGGCGGGTTCGGAGCCGAGGTGGCGGCGCAGATCGGGGAGAAGTCGTTCGAGTGGCTCGATGCCCCGGTGCGCCGGTACGCCACGCCGGACGTTCCCACCTTCCCGTTCGCCGGCGCCCTCGAGGAGGAGCTCATGCCCAACGTCGCCGGGATCGTCGCTCGGGCGCGGGCACTCGCCGAGTACTGA
- a CDS encoding Glu/Leu/Phe/Val dehydrogenase, which yields MGVFDALGDRGHEEVVFGSDPVSGLKAIIAIHSTALGPALGGTRFFPYGSEADALDDVLRLSGAMTLKAAAAGLDLGGGKSVIIGDPRKIKSERLWRAYGRVVDSLRGRYITAEDVGTDASDMELIRRETRWVVGTPVEEGGSGDPSPATARGLMAAVRAVLRFLDREEITGRHMAVLGVGKVGSDLVRRFVEQGGRVTVADVYPPAVEAIRRRFPSVTVVEPDQIFDVECDVFSPCSLGGAFNAETIPRLRCQAIVGSANNQLTEPEDADRLAERDILYAPDFVVNAGGLINVSEELRGYTVDKAAARIDKIFDNTLRILENSRERGVTPHRAAVDLAEERISEIGNLRLFRRDGDDRN from the coding sequence TTGGGTGTGTTCGATGCTCTCGGTGATCGCGGTCACGAGGAGGTCGTCTTCGGATCCGATCCCGTATCGGGCCTCAAGGCGATCATCGCCATCCACTCCACGGCACTGGGTCCCGCCCTCGGCGGGACCCGTTTCTTTCCCTACGGATCCGAAGCCGACGCCCTCGACGACGTCCTGCGGCTGTCGGGTGCGATGACCCTCAAGGCTGCCGCCGCTGGTCTCGACCTGGGCGGGGGCAAGTCGGTGATCATCGGAGACCCGCGCAAGATCAAGTCGGAACGCTTGTGGCGCGCCTACGGGCGCGTGGTCGACTCGCTGCGGGGCCGTTACATCACCGCCGAGGACGTGGGCACCGACGCCTCCGACATGGAACTCATCCGACGCGAGACCAGGTGGGTGGTGGGCACTCCGGTCGAGGAGGGGGGATCGGGCGACCCGTCCCCGGCCACGGCCCGCGGGCTCATGGCGGCGGTTCGAGCGGTGTTGCGCTTTCTCGATAGGGAGGAGATCACCGGTCGTCACATGGCGGTGCTCGGGGTCGGAAAGGTCGGATCGGACCTGGTGCGCCGATTCGTGGAGCAGGGAGGCCGGGTCACGGTCGCCGACGTGTATCCCCCTGCCGTCGAGGCGATCAGGCGGCGCTTCCCATCGGTGACCGTGGTCGAGCCCGACCAGATCTTCGACGTCGAATGCGACGTCTTCTCACCGTGCTCGTTGGGCGGCGCATTCAACGCCGAGACCATTCCCCGTCTCAGGTGCCAGGCGATCGTCGGCTCCGCCAACAATCAGCTGACCGAACCCGAAGACGCCGACCGGCTGGCCGAGCGCGACATCCTCTACGCCCCCGACTTCGTGGTGAACGCCGGCGGTCTGATCAACGTGAGCGAGGAGCTGCGCGGTTACACGGTGGACAAGGCGGCGGCCCGCATCGACAAGATCTTCGACAACACGCTGCGGATCCTGGAGAACTCCCGGGAGAGGGGTGTGACCCCGCACCGGGCCGCCGTCGACCTCGCCGAGGAGCGCATCTCCGAGATCGGCAACCTGCGGCTGTTCCGCCGCGACGGCGACGACCGCAACTGA
- a CDS encoding DUF1992 domain-containing protein produces MSTDGYVDPVERQIRAAIERGDFDHLPGAGKPIPDLAREYEPGWWAKRFLERVKVEDAARDLRALIRSEMPKLRVMQDREAAMQRIAEINEMVDEVNARLPEGEKVGRVE; encoded by the coding sequence ATGTCAACTGACGGCTACGTCGATCCGGTGGAGCGGCAGATCCGGGCTGCCATCGAGCGGGGGGATTTCGACCACCTGCCTGGAGCCGGCAAGCCGATCCCCGATCTGGCCCGGGAGTACGAGCCCGGATGGTGGGCCAAGCGCTTCCTGGAGAGGGTGAAGGTCGAAGACGCCGCCCGCGACCTGCGGGCGCTGATCCGCAGCGAGATGCCGAAGCTGCGGGTGATGCAGGACCGGGAGGCGGCCATGCAACGCATCGCCGAGATCAACGAGATGGTGGACGAGGTCAATGCCCGGCTTCCCGAGGGCGAGAAGGTCGGCCGGGTCGAGTGA
- a CDS encoding YbaN family protein yields the protein MKGHEAEIRRWLRPVYFVLGVGFLGIGVAGAFLPLIPTTGPLLLAAYLLARSSNRVHSWLVNHRRFGRFISDFYDGRGIPLRTKVVAVAAMSLAFGYSMVWVLPHPVARGILAAVWAWAAWYVLHQPTSPGRPAE from the coding sequence GTGAAGGGACACGAGGCCGAGATCCGTAGATGGCTGCGACCGGTGTACTTCGTACTGGGGGTCGGGTTCCTGGGCATCGGGGTCGCCGGGGCGTTCCTTCCCTTGATCCCCACCACGGGGCCACTGCTTCTCGCCGCCTACCTCCTGGCCCGGTCCTCGAACCGGGTCCACTCCTGGCTGGTGAACCACCGCCGCTTCGGCCGCTTCATCTCCGATTTCTACGACGGCCGGGGGATCCCGCTTCGCACCAAGGTCGTGGCGGTGGCGGCGATGAGCCTGGCCTTCGGATACTCGATGGTGTGGGTGCTGCCCCATCCCGTCGCCCGGGGGATCCTGGCGGCGGTGTGGGCATGGGCTGCCTGGTACGTGCTTCATCAGCCGACGTCGCCGGGCAGGCCGGCGGAGTGA
- a CDS encoding 5'-3' exonuclease H3TH domain-containing protein, with the protein MRLHLIDGTYELFRSHFGAPSRTSPTGQQVAAVHGIMSSTLALIDGGATHLAAAFDTVVRSFRNDLYPGYKTESGVPEELLAQFPLAEEGLEAMGVVVWRMEEYEADDAIATAVRLFGDAFEQVVMMSPDKDLTQCVVGSRVVSFDRRRGAFVDEAGVIEKFGVPPGSIPDYLGLVGDASDGFPGVPGWGAKSAAAVLSRYRHIEQIPLEPERWEVEVRGAQRLAAALRANLADALVFRFLARLRDDVPLDTTLTDLEWQGVPRSAFLAFCERMGFESLAGRPQRWLD; encoded by the coding sequence GTGCGACTGCACCTGATCGACGGCACATACGAGCTGTTCCGCTCCCACTTCGGAGCGCCGTCCCGCACCTCACCCACCGGCCAGCAGGTGGCCGCCGTCCACGGGATCATGTCCAGCACACTCGCCCTGATCGATGGCGGAGCGACCCACCTCGCGGCCGCCTTCGACACGGTGGTCCGGTCCTTTCGCAACGACCTCTATCCCGGTTACAAGACCGAGTCGGGCGTCCCGGAGGAACTGCTCGCCCAGTTCCCCCTGGCCGAGGAGGGGCTCGAGGCCATGGGCGTGGTGGTGTGGCGGATGGAGGAGTACGAGGCCGACGACGCCATCGCCACCGCGGTTCGTCTCTTCGGTGACGCCTTCGAACAGGTGGTGATGATGTCGCCCGACAAGGACCTGACCCAGTGCGTCGTCGGATCGCGGGTGGTCTCGTTCGACCGGCGCCGGGGCGCCTTCGTCGACGAGGCGGGCGTGATCGAGAAGTTCGGGGTGCCTCCCGGATCCATTCCCGACTACCTGGGCCTGGTGGGCGACGCCTCGGACGGGTTTCCCGGCGTGCCCGGCTGGGGTGCCAAGTCGGCCGCCGCGGTCCTCTCCCGATACCGGCACATCGAGCAGATCCCGCTCGAACCCGAGCGCTGGGAGGTCGAGGTGCGGGGGGCGCAGCGGCTCGCCGCGGCGCTACGCGCCAACCTGGCCGATGCCCTCGTCTTCAGGTTTCTCGCCCGCCTGCGCGACGACGTGCCCCTCGACACCACCCTCACCGACCTCGAGTGGCAGGGGGTGCCGCGATCAGCCTTCCTCGCCTTCTGCGAGCGGATGGGGTTCGAGTCGCTCGCTGGGAGGCCGCAGCGATGGCTCGACTGA
- a CDS encoding LLM class F420-dependent oxidoreductase: MKFGAFVPQGWRMDLVGIPVAEQWPVMLAAAKRIEDLGYHTAWVYDHFHTVPEPTQESTFECWTLMAALAATTQRVRLGQMCTCNSYRNPAYMAKVASSVDVISGGRLEFAIGAGWYEHEYLAYGYGFPSAGTRIAQLAEAVEIIKRMWTEDEATFEGRHYSVHGAINRPRPIQEPHPPLWVAGGGERKTLRVVAEHADFSNFAGTPEAFREKSAILDRHCEEVGRDPAEIGRTIHLLITVAPDEATLQPVLERVASQAGRPVEAYLRSSQVVAGTPQQVIDRLGEYADAGCVDVTGYFGDAVWGESLDVFASEVAPALR, translated from the coding sequence ATGAAGTTCGGAGCATTCGTCCCCCAGGGTTGGCGCATGGATCTTGTCGGGATTCCCGTGGCCGAGCAGTGGCCGGTCATGCTCGCAGCGGCGAAGCGGATCGAAGATCTCGGATACCACACCGCGTGGGTGTACGACCACTTCCACACGGTCCCCGAGCCCACTCAGGAGTCCACCTTCGAGTGCTGGACCCTCATGGCAGCACTGGCGGCCACGACGCAGCGGGTGAGGCTCGGTCAGATGTGCACGTGCAACTCGTACCGCAACCCGGCATACATGGCCAAGGTGGCGTCGAGCGTCGACGTGATCTCCGGCGGTCGCCTCGAGTTCGCCATCGGGGCCGGCTGGTACGAACACGAGTACCTGGCTTATGGGTACGGGTTTCCCTCGGCGGGCACCCGAATCGCCCAGCTGGCCGAGGCCGTCGAGATCATCAAGCGGATGTGGACCGAGGACGAGGCGACCTTCGAGGGCCGGCACTACTCGGTGCACGGTGCGATCAACCGTCCGCGGCCCATCCAGGAGCCGCACCCGCCCCTCTGGGTCGCCGGCGGGGGCGAGCGCAAGACGCTGCGGGTCGTCGCCGAGCACGCCGACTTCTCCAACTTCGCCGGCACCCCCGAGGCCTTCAGAGAGAAGAGCGCCATCCTCGACAGGCACTGCGAGGAGGTGGGCCGAGATCCCGCCGAGATCGGGCGGACGATCCACTTGCTGATCACGGTGGCGCCCGATGAGGCGACCCTCCAACCGGTGCTGGAGCGCGTCGCGTCCCAGGCGGGAAGGCCGGTCGAGGCCTATCTGCGCAGCAGCCAGGTCGTGGCGGGCACGCCACAGCAGGTGATCGACCGGCTCGGCGAGTACGCCGATGCCGGGTGTGTCGATGTGACCGGATACTTCGGCGACGCCGTCTGGGGTGAGTCCCTGGATGTGTTCGCCTCCGAGGTCGCTCCCGCACTCCGGTAG
- a CDS encoding ABC transporter ATP-binding protein: protein MSAIAIRGLVKTYGEVEAVRGIDLSVAAGEVFALLGPNGAGKTTTVEILEGHRDRTEGEVEVLGHDPGRAGREFRERIGIVLQTSGIDGELSVRETLQMYGAMYPRRRKVDEVIEIVGLGEKADAWVKTLSGGQKRRVDLALGIIGDPDLIFLDEPTTGFDPSARRRSWELVDNLRSLGKTILLTTHYMDEAQNLADRVAVIAGGRIVAEGAPDTLGGRQEAHTRVSFRAIPGSTPPAPFDVPPGSDGMVHAGVVDPTRALHELTDWALRQGVVLDSLAVTRPSLEDVYLQLTGEGDHG from the coding sequence GTGAGCGCCATCGCGATTCGGGGACTGGTCAAGACCTACGGGGAGGTCGAGGCGGTGCGCGGCATCGACCTCTCGGTGGCAGCGGGCGAGGTGTTCGCCCTGCTTGGGCCCAACGGCGCCGGCAAGACCACCACGGTGGAGATCTTGGAGGGCCATCGGGATCGCACCGAGGGGGAGGTCGAGGTGCTGGGGCACGACCCGGGACGCGCCGGGCGGGAGTTCCGGGAGCGGATTGGGATCGTCCTGCAGACCTCGGGGATCGATGGCGAGCTGTCGGTGCGCGAGACCCTGCAGATGTACGGAGCCATGTATCCGCGGCGCCGCAAGGTGGACGAGGTGATCGAGATCGTCGGGCTCGGCGAGAAGGCCGACGCCTGGGTGAAGACCCTCTCCGGGGGCCAGAAGCGTCGCGTCGACCTCGCTCTGGGCATCATCGGCGATCCCGACCTCATCTTCCTCGACGAGCCCACCACCGGATTCGACCCGTCTGCCAGGCGTCGATCCTGGGAGCTGGTCGACAACCTGCGGTCCCTGGGAAAGACCATCCTGCTCACCACCCACTACATGGACGAGGCGCAGAACCTGGCGGACCGGGTGGCGGTGATCGCAGGGGGCAGGATCGTGGCCGAGGGCGCTCCCGACACCCTCGGTGGTCGCCAGGAAGCCCATACCCGGGTGTCGTTTAGAGCCATCCCCGGTTCCACTCCCCCCGCACCCTTCGATGTCCCGCCAGGCAGTGATGGCATGGTGCATGCGGGAGTGGTCGACCCGACGCGAGCCCTGCACGAGCTCACCGATTGGGCGCTGCGGCAGGGGGTGGTGCTCGATTCGCTGGCGGTGACGCGACCGTCGCTCGAGGACGTCTACCTGCAGCTCACCGGCGAGGGCGACCATGGTTGA
- a CDS encoding ABC transporter permease has product MVEGRVSTRVLAWQQVRYQNRLFWRTPLAAFFTLAFPLMFLLLFATLFGTEKIEIPGRGTFSVAQFYAPALAVFAAATATYTNIGIQTAIARDQGILKRFRGTPLPSWTYMAGRIGSGVWIAFLAVAIMVGVGVLAYDLTLDPAKLPALLLTFAVGAACFAALGLALAAVAPNGDSAPAIANATILPLAFVSDVFIAMGDPPQWLTILGNIFPLKHFVRAFQDAFQPTVDPPAFAWDHLAVMAAWGVAGALFAIRFFTWEPRESSGGRRLRRRKIAAG; this is encoded by the coding sequence ATGGTTGAGGGTCGGGTCTCCACAAGGGTGCTGGCCTGGCAGCAGGTCCGCTACCAGAACCGGCTCTTCTGGCGTACGCCCCTGGCCGCCTTCTTCACCCTCGCCTTCCCGCTCATGTTCCTGCTGCTGTTCGCCACCCTGTTCGGTACGGAGAAGATAGAGATCCCCGGTCGGGGCACCTTCTCGGTGGCTCAGTTCTACGCCCCGGCGCTGGCCGTGTTCGCCGCCGCCACCGCCACCTACACCAACATAGGGATTCAGACCGCCATCGCTCGGGACCAGGGAATCCTCAAGCGGTTCCGGGGAACCCCGCTTCCCTCCTGGACCTACATGGCGGGACGGATCGGGTCGGGCGTATGGATCGCCTTCCTGGCGGTGGCGATCATGGTCGGCGTCGGCGTGCTCGCCTACGACCTGACCCTGGACCCCGCCAAGCTTCCCGCCCTGCTGCTCACCTTTGCCGTGGGCGCAGCCTGCTTCGCCGCCCTCGGGCTGGCCCTGGCTGCGGTTGCTCCCAACGGCGACTCCGCCCCGGCGATCGCCAACGCCACGATCCTCCCGCTGGCGTTCGTCTCCGACGTGTTCATCGCCATGGGGGATCCCCCACAGTGGCTGACCATCCTCGGCAACATCTTTCCCTTGAAGCACTTCGTGCGGGCGTTCCAGGACGCCTTTCAGCCCACGGTCGATCCGCCTGCCTTCGCCTGGGACCACCTGGCGGTGATGGCCGCCTGGGGGGTTGCTGGGGCGCTGTTCGCCATCCGCTTCTTCACCTGGGAGCCGAGGGAGTCCTCAGGCGGCCGGCGGCTCCGGCGACGCAAGATCGCCGCCGGGTGA
- a CDS encoding ABC transporter ATP-binding protein codes for MSEYAARVENATKVYGEGNAAVRALDGISVAFEQGRFTAIMGPSGSGKSTLLHCVAGLDDLTDGSAYIGDVRLGDLSDRQLTMLRRESVGFIFQAFNLIPTLDASENITLPVDIAGRRADPAWFDTVVDTIGLRDRLSHRPSELSGGQQQRVAAARALVSRPEIVFADEPSGNLDSRSGAELLGFMRQAVDEFGQTIVMVTHDPMAAAYADRVVFLADGRAVGELRQPTAEGILEHLKSMAG; via the coding sequence ATGTCTGAGTACGCCGCCAGGGTGGAGAACGCCACCAAGGTCTACGGAGAGGGCAACGCCGCCGTCCGGGCTCTGGACGGCATCAGCGTCGCCTTCGAGCAGGGGAGGTTCACGGCGATCATGGGGCCCTCCGGCTCGGGCAAGTCAACCCTCCTGCACTGCGTCGCCGGGCTCGATGACCTCACCGACGGCTCGGCGTACATCGGCGACGTCCGCCTCGGCGACCTCTCGGATCGCCAGCTCACCATGCTGCGTCGTGAGAGCGTCGGCTTCATCTTCCAGGCCTTCAACCTGATCCCCACGCTCGATGCTTCGGAGAACATCACGCTGCCGGTGGACATCGCCGGGAGGCGGGCCGACCCGGCGTGGTTCGACACCGTGGTCGACACCATCGGGCTGCGTGACCGGCTGTCTCACCGTCCCTCCGAGCTCTCGGGTGGTCAGCAACAGCGGGTGGCGGCGGCACGTGCCCTGGTCTCCCGTCCCGAGATCGTGTTCGCCGACGAGCCATCGGGGAACCTCGACTCCCGATCGGGTGCCGAACTGCTCGGGTTCATGCGCCAGGCCGTCGACGAGTTCGGCCAGACGATCGTCATGGTGACCCATGACCCGATGGCGGCCGCCTACGCCGACCGCGTGGTGTTCCTCGCCGACGGTCGCGCTGTCGGTGAGCTCCGCCAGCCAACAGCCGAGGGGATCCTGGAGCACCTCAAGTCGATGGCGGGCTGA
- a CDS encoding ABC transporter permease, with protein sequence MIGLGLKSVLAHKVRLAMTALAIVLGVAFVAGTYVFTDSIKASFDSLFSDVDQGVDLYVRGVTEFGFSIPMIDEGLVAEVAAVPGVQRAVPSVDGLAQLVGKDGKPIGGNGPPTLGFSYLPEGEGLTPVALREGDWPRDSGDLVIDSFAADANGIVVGDEIEVIVPAGVETFTVTGIVTFGDADNLLGATLAIFEFETAQRLFDATDLVTSIAVVIEEGFDGDAVGLSIAALLPERVEVVTGEQQTADNLEEVNEGLGFLNTILLVIAGVAVFVGAFLIQNTFRIIVAQRTKELAMLRAVGATGRQVTGMVGIEALAVGVVASAVGILVGVLIAIGLRGAFSSFGFGIPASGLLVKPRTIVVGMTVGVVVTVVAALLPAWKASRVPPVAALREVAAPPRSLGRRIVAGMLATALGAALLLVGLIAKPGNAITLVGVGALVVFIGVSMLAPLVARQFARFVAAPLAKRSLVARLAQENVMRQPRRTAATASALMIGVALVSVIAVFSASAKAGVSQVFEEDFATDFQIRLEGFSDPRITGMPPTLVDELRLLPELGLVVRDRVGEFRWDETSAETFLLAVDGPFHEVVNIEMAEGSAADLGPGRALIALADAERLGVGVGDTVTFQVTSLEKVEVEVAGVFDDEALGVPLIIDMTTYEQVISFRLDRFVYIQVAEGVDPAAARAAIETVTDRYPNADLTDTEELIGDIESQIDGLLNLLVVLLGFAIVIALLGIVNTLALSISERKREIGLLRAVGMSRRQVKRTIRIEAILIALFGGLLGLVVGAILGAAVVLAVGQGLKLTLPAGQMFGYLVAAALVGVLAAMVPARRGARMDILEAISYE encoded by the coding sequence ATGATCGGACTCGGGCTGAAGAGCGTCCTGGCGCACAAGGTGCGGCTGGCGATGACCGCCCTGGCGATAGTGCTCGGCGTCGCCTTCGTCGCCGGCACGTACGTGTTCACCGACAGCATCAAGGCGTCCTTCGACAGCCTCTTCTCCGACGTCGACCAGGGCGTCGACCTCTACGTGCGCGGCGTGACAGAGTTCGGATTCTCCATCCCCATGATCGACGAGGGCCTGGTCGCAGAGGTGGCGGCGGTTCCGGGCGTGCAGCGGGCGGTGCCATCGGTCGACGGCCTCGCTCAGCTGGTGGGGAAGGACGGCAAGCCGATCGGTGGCAACGGCCCTCCGACGCTCGGATTCTCCTATCTGCCGGAGGGGGAGGGTCTCACGCCGGTGGCGTTGCGCGAGGGGGACTGGCCCCGGGACTCCGGCGACCTGGTCATCGACTCCTTCGCCGCCGATGCGAACGGAATAGTCGTCGGGGACGAGATCGAGGTGATCGTTCCCGCAGGGGTGGAAACGTTCACGGTCACCGGGATCGTCACCTTCGGAGACGCCGACAACCTCCTGGGTGCGACGCTGGCCATCTTCGAGTTCGAGACCGCCCAGCGACTCTTCGACGCCACCGACCTGGTGACCTCGATCGCCGTGGTCATCGAAGAGGGGTTCGATGGCGATGCCGTCGGGCTGTCCATCGCCGCCCTGCTGCCAGAGCGGGTCGAGGTGGTGACCGGCGAGCAGCAGACTGCCGACAACCTGGAGGAGGTCAACGAGGGGCTCGGGTTCCTCAACACGATCCTCCTGGTGATCGCAGGCGTGGCGGTGTTCGTCGGCGCCTTCCTGATCCAGAACACCTTCCGGATCATCGTGGCGCAGCGGACCAAGGAGCTGGCGATGCTCCGCGCCGTGGGCGCCACCGGTCGCCAGGTCACCGGGATGGTCGGGATCGAGGCGCTGGCGGTCGGCGTCGTCGCCTCGGCAGTCGGAATCCTCGTGGGGGTGCTCATCGCCATCGGGCTCAGGGGAGCGTTCTCCAGCTTCGGTTTCGGGATTCCGGCGTCAGGCCTGCTGGTCAAGCCCCGCACCATCGTCGTCGGGATGACGGTCGGAGTGGTGGTCACCGTCGTGGCCGCCCTGCTCCCCGCCTGGAAGGCTTCCCGGGTGCCGCCGGTTGCGGCCCTGCGCGAAGTTGCCGCACCACCCCGCTCGCTCGGGCGGCGCATCGTCGCCGGGATGCTGGCCACCGCCCTCGGTGCCGCGTTGCTCCTCGTCGGCCTGATCGCCAAGCCGGGGAACGCCATCACCCTCGTGGGGGTCGGCGCCCTGGTGGTGTTCATTGGGGTCTCGATGCTGGCTCCGCTGGTGGCGCGGCAGTTCGCCCGGTTCGTGGCGGCTCCCCTGGCGAAGCGCTCCCTGGTCGCACGCCTGGCCCAGGAGAACGTGATGCGCCAGCCTCGCCGGACGGCGGCGACCGCATCGGCCCTGATGATCGGTGTCGCCCTGGTGAGCGTCATCGCCGTGTTCTCCGCCTCGGCCAAGGCCGGCGTGTCCCAGGTGTTCGAGGAGGATTTCGCCACCGATTTCCAGATCAGGCTCGAGGGGTTCTCCGATCCCAGGATCACGGGCATGCCGCCGACCCTCGTCGACGAGCTGCGGCTGCTCCCCGAGCTGGGTCTCGTCGTGCGGGACCGGGTGGGCGAGTTCCGGTGGGATGAGACGTCCGCCGAGACGTTCCTCCTCGCCGTCGACGGGCCGTTTCACGAGGTGGTCAACATCGAGATGGCCGAAGGTTCTGCAGCCGACCTGGGACCGGGCCGGGCACTGATCGCCCTGGCCGATGCCGAGCGGCTCGGTGTGGGCGTCGGCGACACGGTCACGTTCCAGGTGACCTCCCTCGAGAAGGTCGAGGTGGAGGTGGCGGGTGTGTTCGACGACGAGGCGCTCGGGGTTCCGCTGATCATCGACATGACCACCTACGAGCAGGTGATCTCGTTCCGGCTCGATCGGTTCGTCTACATCCAGGTGGCCGAAGGCGTCGACCCGGCTGCGGCCAGAGCCGCCATCGAGACCGTCACCGATCGCTACCCGAACGCCGATCTCACCGACACCGAGGAGCTGATCGGGGACATCGAGTCCCAGATCGACGGGCTGCTCAATCTGCTGGTGGTCCTGCTCGGGTTTGCCATCGTGATCGCCCTCCTCGGGATCGTGAACACCCTGGCCCTCTCCATCTCGGAGCGGAAGCGCGAGATCGGCCTGCTGCGGGCGGTGGGCATGTCGCGTCGTCAGGTGAAGCGCACCATTCGAATCGAGGCGATCCTCATCGCCCTGTTCGGAGGGCTGCTCGGCCTGGTCGTGGGGGCGATCCTCGGAGCGGCCGTGGTGCTGGCCGTCGGCCAGGGACTGAAGCTGACCCTTCCCGCCGGCCAGATGTTCGGTTACCTGGTGGCCGCCGCCCTGGTAGGGGTGCTGGCGGCGATGGTCCCGGCCCGACGCGGTGCCAGAATGGACATCCTCGAGGCGATCTCCTACGAGTAG